One part of the Tunicatimonas pelagia genome encodes these proteins:
- the csgH gene encoding curli-like amyloid fiber formation chaperone CsgH, with protein sequence MIKTLLLTITLCTLGQSAAHRAWIDYAEQDGQLRVQGKFLNQSTRVDTLQYKLTTVRQGQAGNSQSTQAGRFVAPINKEIVLTQTTVSVELGDTYTIQLEIFRGDTVYIQDQVVH encoded by the coding sequence ATGATAAAAACTCTTTTGTTAACAATTACCCTTTGCACCCTCGGGCAGTCTGCTGCTCACAGGGCTTGGATAGACTATGCTGAGCAGGATGGACAGCTACGGGTTCAGGGCAAATTCCTCAACCAGAGCACCCGAGTGGATACGCTGCAATATAAGCTCACTACAGTGCGACAAGGGCAGGCCGGAAACTCGCAGAGCACCCAGGCGGGACGGTTTGTTGCCCCGATCAACAAAGAAATTGTACTAACGCAAACTACTGTCAGTGTTGAGTTGGGCGATACCTATACCATCCAACTTGAAATTTTTCGGGGTGATACGGTTTACATCCAAGATCAAGTTGTACACTAA
- a CDS encoding PadR family transcriptional regulator, translating to MNSTELLKGTLNTIILKLLADHGKMYGYEITQKVKELTDDKILIKEGSLYPALHKLLRDGLVEVETVNIGKRVRKYYAITQQGQAKKQLQFEELKEFMQTIQQLVFPQSKQLSAYAK from the coding sequence ATGAATTCTACTGAACTGCTGAAAGGCACACTGAACACAATCATCCTCAAACTATTAGCTGACCACGGGAAAATGTATGGCTACGAGATCACCCAAAAAGTGAAGGAACTGACTGATGATAAAATTCTTATCAAAGAAGGCTCGCTGTATCCGGCCTTACACAAATTATTAAGGGATGGGTTGGTAGAGGTGGAGACGGTAAACATTGGTAAGCGAGTACGTAAATACTACGCCATCACCCAACAGGGGCAAGCTAAAAAGCAGTTGCAGTTTGAGGAGCTAAAAGAATTTATGCAAACTATTCAGCAATTGGTATTCCCTCAATCCAAGCAGCTTTCGGCCTATGCTAAGTGA
- a CDS encoding prolyl oligopeptidase family serine peptidase: MKIKLALINLSLIIFVIGLFSAVGIGMQSGAVIVLVSSALILTVYVIQIIQSTGQNRLWRFRNLLYTLAIPVLAVIFIHGFGISIDMPFLGNVPGFSSAYLAAGLLLVFLFLTGSIRAVSKLDSRRKRLLLITILSIVAGISALGLFGMAGIVPFSGWVITYSLLFLALSYLIFFITMVFSSTEENKAESLVLVILSGVMTFFLIAKIYFPHMIPLGLASAIITFGFVPVLVLPLSISYTDKFYFFTVFVLYFVLLDLYFIHVDRNFSYLVNVGVNGCVGYEDATAYPINSDPGIALEELLKEPTANELSAILTEWREKDFTPSQVQTEFSEVQPNGDSLKVVSHLVNGLKHYGLIRIPKGINISQAPILLGLMGGGTGIDVLKTSDMNRLSSGKCRELLDDYISIMPSFRGNIVRGEDFCFRSEGYAGDVWMGAAEDAVAFLEVVKLMYNKTTNVKTLVKGTSRGATVALIIGGLTKKSDYIIATSAHTKFLDPYVVDNELVGNSYSRAFYTPKASPEEIRRRLITSSPYYFLNNLPAFEVHQGTEDQKTTIWHARVLEDRLSEIGRNASTNHVYVYDGKGHAYDDDDIVCASLRRFLK, encoded by the coding sequence ATGAAAATAAAGTTAGCGCTGATCAACCTGTCACTCATCATTTTTGTAATCGGACTATTCTCGGCGGTTGGAATTGGGATGCAGTCCGGAGCTGTTATTGTTTTAGTGTCCTCGGCTCTAATTCTTACTGTTTACGTAATTCAAATTATCCAGTCCACCGGGCAAAATAGATTATGGAGGTTTCGTAACCTGCTTTATACATTGGCTATTCCTGTTTTGGCCGTAATTTTTATTCATGGTTTTGGGATTTCAATAGATATGCCCTTTTTGGGTAATGTGCCTGGCTTCAGCTCGGCGTACTTAGCAGCAGGGCTACTATTAGTCTTTCTTTTTCTGACGGGCAGCATTCGAGCAGTAAGTAAACTCGATAGTCGCAGGAAACGCCTCCTTCTAATTACTATACTTTCGATAGTCGCCGGAATTTCGGCCTTAGGGCTTTTCGGCATGGCGGGGATAGTTCCTTTTTCCGGTTGGGTTATTACTTACAGTTTACTGTTTTTGGCCTTATCCTATCTGATATTCTTTATTACGATGGTTTTCTCGAGTACAGAAGAAAACAAAGCCGAAAGTTTGGTGCTGGTGATACTTAGTGGAGTAATGACATTTTTTTTAATAGCGAAAATCTACTTCCCTCATATGATACCTCTAGGTCTCGCCAGTGCAATTATTACTTTCGGATTTGTGCCGGTCCTCGTCCTGCCTCTATCAATATCATATACCGACAAGTTTTATTTTTTTACGGTATTCGTTCTCTACTTCGTGCTCCTGGATTTATACTTTATTCATGTGGATAGAAATTTTAGTTATCTGGTAAATGTAGGAGTAAACGGCTGCGTGGGATACGAAGATGCAACGGCCTATCCGATTAATTCCGATCCGGGTATCGCGCTGGAAGAATTGCTTAAGGAGCCCACGGCAAATGAGTTGAGTGCTATTTTGACAGAATGGAGAGAAAAGGATTTCACCCCCAGTCAAGTACAAACAGAATTTTCCGAAGTACAACCCAATGGGGATTCGCTTAAAGTTGTATCTCACCTGGTTAACGGACTGAAACACTACGGCCTGATTCGCATTCCCAAAGGCATTAATATTTCCCAAGCCCCCATCTTGCTAGGTCTTATGGGGGGTGGAACCGGAATCGATGTATTGAAAACGAGTGATATGAATCGTTTGTCGAGCGGAAAGTGTCGTGAACTTCTAGATGACTACATTTCGATCATGCCATCCTTCCGAGGCAATATAGTAAGGGGGGAAGATTTTTGCTTCCGTTCCGAAGGATATGCCGGAGACGTCTGGATGGGTGCAGCAGAAGATGCTGTGGCATTTTTGGAGGTTGTAAAATTGATGTATAACAAAACTACCAATGTCAAAACGTTGGTAAAGGGCACCAGTAGAGGCGCAACTGTCGCATTAATCATAGGCGGTCTAACCAAAAAATCCGATTACATCATAGCCACTTCGGCTCACACGAAATTTTTAGACCCGTATGTGGTAGACAACGAACTAGTGGGTAATTCTTATAGCCGGGCTTTTTATACACCCAAAGCTAGTCCTGAAGAAATCAGGAGACGCCTTATTACCAGCTCCCCTTACTACTTTTTAAATAATCTTCCTGCATTTGAAGTGCATCAAGGCACCGAGGATCAAAAAACTACTATCTGGCACGCAAGGGTTTTAGAAGATCGATTGAGCGAAATCGGTAGAAACGCTAGCACTAATCATGTTTACGTTTACGATGGTAAAGGACATGCTTATGATGATGATGATATTGTTTGTGCTAGTCTTAGGAGATTCTTGAAATAA
- a CDS encoding carboxypeptidase regulatory-like domain-containing protein, translating to MKKLVMVTAILLSVACQETTIEPELFGSISGLVMDDTDQPLTSAIIATIPPTAITMTDSSGQFTLEAVPEGEYTVTAEKGGYLNENTSILVNAAQATQLVVYLTKRQTPLGTLQGVLLDALTQNPIAGANITTQPPSVALLTDASGQFSVDSLPEGDYTLIAKKAGYTKDSVAVAVSPGKTTDITLLMEPKTTTIFNRPVQPLPTARSGGHTDSVTLRWGIENQLAEANLQFDVLLYTADAGGKQQVASQLADTLVTVSGLLWNTTYFWQVVAQDQHGNVTTGDVWSFTTIPFPETAYLFGQITDNNAELYAADASGQHITRLTNHPARDGYPRLSPNGQSIAFVSDRDGKQQLYTMKPDGSEVSRVTTLPLAGYHQYGEGFCWSPDGGQLLYSHYDKLYRIHHDGTNLTEVATAPANYHFKAVDWSGVNGKIIAQVVSSSINDTDFYLMNEDGSNVQPILDSVTNRLESPTFSIDGKQLLFTQDVSGFVSSTGRQLDARIFMLDLATEQVTEMSGDKAVGYNDLNPRFSPNGAQIVFEHTSNEEGTTKTVWIMDYDGQNRQLLFSEAMMPDM from the coding sequence ATGAAAAAACTAGTAATGGTTACCGCTATTTTATTATCGGTAGCTTGCCAAGAGACAACCATCGAGCCAGAACTATTCGGTAGCATTAGTGGATTAGTTATGGACGACACCGACCAACCTCTCACATCCGCTATTATCGCTACTATTCCGCCTACCGCCATTACCATGACCGATAGTAGTGGGCAATTTACCCTTGAAGCAGTACCCGAAGGTGAGTACACGGTAACTGCCGAAAAAGGCGGTTATTTAAACGAAAATACTAGCATTTTAGTAAATGCTGCTCAGGCTACCCAGCTAGTTGTATATCTAACTAAAAGACAAACCCCACTCGGCACACTGCAAGGAGTGTTGTTAGATGCCCTCACGCAAAACCCTATTGCCGGAGCTAACATAACCACCCAACCGCCTTCGGTAGCTTTGCTTACAGATGCTAGTGGACAGTTTAGCGTAGATTCCCTACCGGAAGGCGACTACACCCTAATTGCTAAGAAGGCAGGGTATACCAAAGATAGCGTTGCCGTTGCCGTATCGCCGGGTAAGACTACCGATATTACGCTGCTCATGGAGCCAAAAACTACCACCATATTTAATCGGCCGGTTCAGCCACTACCCACCGCTCGTTCCGGTGGGCACACTGATTCGGTTACGCTACGTTGGGGTATTGAAAACCAACTAGCCGAAGCCAACCTTCAGTTTGATGTACTTTTGTATACAGCCGATGCAGGAGGAAAGCAGCAAGTAGCGTCCCAACTAGCAGATACATTAGTTACGGTATCTGGTTTGCTGTGGAACACCACCTATTTCTGGCAAGTAGTGGCGCAGGATCAGCATGGCAATGTTACCACTGGAGATGTGTGGAGCTTCACAACAATTCCTTTTCCTGAAACTGCTTACCTTTTTGGCCAGATTACGGATAATAATGCTGAATTATACGCAGCCGATGCTAGCGGTCAGCACATTACTCGACTAACTAACCATCCGGCTCGCGATGGGTATCCGCGCTTGAGTCCTAACGGCCAGTCCATTGCTTTTGTATCGGATCGAGATGGGAAGCAGCAGCTATACACCATGAAGCCCGACGGTAGCGAAGTGAGCCGGGTAACTACTTTACCTTTAGCTGGGTACCATCAGTACGGAGAAGGGTTCTGCTGGTCGCCCGACGGCGGGCAATTGCTCTACAGCCACTACGACAAGCTCTACCGTATTCACCACGACGGAACCAATCTAACTGAGGTAGCTACGGCTCCTGCTAATTATCATTTTAAAGCGGTAGACTGGTCGGGGGTGAATGGTAAAATTATAGCTCAGGTGGTGAGCTCGAGTATTAATGATACCGACTTCTACCTCATGAATGAAGATGGAAGTAATGTCCAGCCTATATTGGACAGCGTTACTAATCGTTTAGAGTCACCTACTTTCTCCATTGACGGTAAACAGTTGCTGTTCACACAAGATGTATCAGGTTTTGTCTCATCTACTGGTCGTCAGCTAGATGCCCGTATTTTTATGCTGGATTTAGCTACCGAACAAGTGACAGAAATGTCTGGAGATAAAGCAGTTGGTTATAATGATCTGAATCCTCGTTTCTCCCCCAACGGTGCCCAAATAGTGTTTGAGCATACTTCTAACGAAGAGGGTACGACTAAAACCGTTTGGATAATGGACTACGACGGGCAAAATCGACAATTACTTTTCAGTGAAGCCATGATGCCTGACATGTAG
- a CDS encoding cation:proton antiporter, with product MNIFTIITILVVLSSIFSYINVRFLRLPSTIGLMIMAIILTLIVLLVGTFDARLTNTAENLMRSIDLGGLILDVMLSFLLFAGALHTDWGRLKEQAAPIITFATIGVLASTFVVGTLFFWVSNHLVGYEIGYIYCLLFGALISPTDPIAVLGILKKIGVPKQLEVKFVGESLFNDGVGVVIFLTLFSIAERGIENVGASEIALLFAEEVLGGVALGLALGYITLHLTRSIDDYETEVMITLAIVMGGYLLASRLHFSGPLAVVVAGLFIGNSARETAMSETTRLYLDRFWELVDVFLNAILFVLIGLELLIISFAPSYLIAGAIAIVIVLISRFLVLKTPIYFFKDKLGFVNRTDLIMTWGGLRGGISVALALSLTDDMNREYLLTVTYIVVVFSIIVQGLTVEKLIKRLGVMGAS from the coding sequence ATGAACATTTTTACTATCATTACCATTTTGGTAGTTCTCTCCTCAATTTTCTCTTACATCAACGTGCGCTTTTTGCGGTTGCCATCCACCATCGGCTTGATGATTATGGCTATCATCCTAACCCTAATTGTACTGCTGGTCGGGACATTTGATGCCCGGCTAACGAATACCGCCGAGAACCTAATGCGAAGTATTGACTTGGGGGGATTGATCTTAGATGTAATGCTCAGCTTTCTGTTGTTTGCCGGGGCATTACATACCGATTGGGGGCGACTAAAGGAGCAAGCCGCTCCCATAATCACATTTGCTACCATCGGAGTATTGGCCTCTACGTTTGTGGTGGGCACGCTATTTTTCTGGGTTTCTAATCATCTGGTCGGTTACGAAATTGGCTACATCTACTGTTTGCTGTTCGGAGCACTTATCTCGCCCACGGATCCCATAGCGGTACTGGGTATTCTGAAGAAAATTGGCGTACCCAAACAACTGGAAGTGAAGTTTGTCGGTGAGTCGTTATTTAACGATGGAGTGGGCGTGGTAATTTTTCTCACACTGTTTAGCATTGCCGAGCGAGGAATAGAAAATGTGGGAGCTTCGGAGATTGCACTGCTTTTTGCCGAAGAAGTATTGGGGGGAGTAGCCCTCGGCTTAGCCCTTGGCTATATTACTTTACATCTCACTCGCAGTATTGACGACTACGAAACCGAGGTGATGATTACCCTAGCTATTGTGATGGGGGGGTACCTACTGGCTAGTCGTTTGCATTTTTCTGGACCATTGGCAGTAGTAGTAGCTGGATTGTTTATTGGCAATAGTGCGCGTGAAACCGCGATGTCAGAGACGACACGTCTCTATCTAGATCGTTTTTGGGAGTTGGTGGATGTTTTCTTAAACGCCATTCTCTTCGTTCTGATCGGGCTAGAACTGTTAATTATCTCCTTTGCCCCTAGCTACTTAATTGCCGGAGCAATAGCGATTGTAATTGTTTTAATTTCTCGCTTTTTAGTACTAAAAACCCCCATCTATTTTTTCAAAGATAAACTTGGTTTTGTCAATCGTACCGATCTGATTATGACTTGGGGTGGACTGCGGGGCGGAATTTCTGTGGCGTTAGCCCTATCGCTTACCGATGACATGAATCGGGAGTACCTGCTGACCGTTACCTACATTGTGGTGGTATTCTCCATCATCGTTCAGGGATTGACGGTTGAGAAGTTGATAAAACGCTTAGGAGTCATGGGCGCATCGTAA